agccggaaaaagacccttcgaccactaccctctgtctcctatggccaagccagttctccacccatctagccacttctccttgtatcccatgagccttaaccttcttaaccaacctgccatgtgggactttgtcaaatgccttactgaaatccatatagacgacatccacggcccttccttcatcaaccgtttttgtcacttcctcaaagaacttcaccaaatttgtaaggcacgacctccctcttacaaaaccatgctgtctgtcactaatgagacctCATCAATGTCTCCCAGCTCCATACACAAATTATCATATTGATCCCTAATGGACCCAGTTCTTTCCCTGGTCACCTCCTTCCCTTCATATACTTGTAGACACGTTTGCATGGCCTCACAGATGTTGCACAGAGGAGGAAGTTTTAGTCCGaagctcattggccaacttccgcattcaATCAATGGGGGAGATGTGATTGATTGGagaaccagagtccttccggtccttgaACATTTTCCATTGGTCAATACCTCAGCATGAAGGTCAGTGGGTGGGCTCTCACGCCCACATGCGCAGCTTCTTCTCTCCTTTGGACATGCGTTGTCTCGGGCCGGATGAGAGGCGGCTTTTCGCTCTGGCCAGAGCCGCCAgctggttgcctggaaaccttggctcgaagtggtgtagggggagggggaccaacgGGTGGGGACGGGGCTCACATTTCCACACACTGGggctgcgcactggaacccggagacgtcaccgcggagcaggtTGATTCAGGCAgggttgtgacgtcacaatgcggaagttggccaatgagtTTCAGCCTAAAACGTCCTCCTCCgtgcaacatctgtgaggaaatcaatgtttcccctaataagtttatccagcttccccgtGCATGCATCTATATTATTCATCTCATCCACCCTGcgtgggagcgaattccacattctcaccactgtctggctgaagaaagttATTTTCTGAAATTTCTTCTTGTCCATTCTATTTGTTGCTCAGTATCTCAATTTGACCTGCTGATCCTGAAATAGAGCAACGGACAGAGAAAGGATGAGGCAACTGAGACTTAACATCACTTCCCTGAATACCATGACTCAGTCAGTCTcagactctcacctctgagtctgaATGTCACAGGTTGCAGTGCTCACTCCAGAGACGCGAGTCCTCCACAATCCGGGCTGACACTCTTTCAGTCTTCAGTTGCCAGCTTCTtatactctggaattccctctcttaaCCCCACCACTTCTCCCTCCTCCTTTCACACTCTGCTTAAAATCTACCTTTACATCTTAATAACATCCAGAACTTGACAAACTAAAACACAGCTGATTTATTTGACATTGATCTAGAATATTAATCTCCAACCCGTTTACAGGGAATATTAACAGTAGCTGAACCAGACCTCAATTGTCATAATGAACATGCTccaatcctggatgtgattaacagcagaatccaacccctacaTTCAAACAGAAACTCACGAGTGTGCCAAGAgattgtcagagtgtgagtgatccCCTTCCCACACAATCAATATTAAAGCAGCCTCTCCCTGGAGTAAACGCACTGGGATGTCAACAGACTGGAAAATTGGATGAATTTCCTCACCCAAAGGGAACTATTAAAtgcccctctccagtgtgaactcgctgtggCGGGTTTGTGTGAGGGTTGGGTCAGGAACCCAAACTCCAGCACTTCGACTCAACGTATTTAATCTCGgaagtgtctagaacaagctgccagaggtagtggtagaggcgggtacaattttatcttttaaaatagcttttagacagttacatgggtacgatgagccaaatgcggaaaattgggattagtttaagggttttaaaaaaaagggtggcatggacaagttgggctgaagggcctgtttccatgctgtaaacctctatgacggcggcacggtagcacagtggttagcactgctgcttcacagctccagggtcccgggttcgattcccggctcgggtcactgtctgtgtggagtttgcacattctcctcgtgtctgcgtgggtttcctccgggtgctccggtttcctcccacagtccaaagatgtgcgggttaggttgattggccaggttaaaaaaattgcctcttagagtcctgcgatgcgtaggttagagggattagcaagtaaatatgtgggggtagggcttgggtgggattgtggtcggtgcagactcgatgggccgaatggcctccttctgcactgtagggtttctatgatttctatgactctatgattctgattcGAAGTGAGAGGCGAAgttgcgcatgtgcgggggagagCCCACCTCCTGAGCctcatgctgaggtgttgaccaatagaaagaattggaggaccggaaggactctggtcctccagccaatcagagcgtggGTTTTGTGTGACTGCAGGTTaagcttcatgatgtggagatgccggcgttggactggggtaaacacagtaagaagtctcacaacaccaggttaaagttcaacaggtttatttggtagcaaaagccactagctttcggagcgctgctccttcatcaggtgagtgggagttctgttcacaaacagggcatataaagacacaaactcaatttacaaaataatggttggaatgcgagcctttacaggtaatcaagtcttaaaggtacagacaatgtgagtggagagagtgttaagcacagattaaagaggtgtgtattgtctccagacaggacagttagtgagattttacaagcccagacaagtcatgggggttacagatagtgtgacatgaacccaagatcccgattgaggccaccctcatgtgtgtggaacttggctattagtctctgctcagcgactctgctttgtcgtgtgtcgtgaaggctgccttggagaacgcttacccgaagatcagaggccgaatgcccgtgaccgctgaagtgttccccaacaggaagagaacactcgacatggatgccatcatctcacgtgagaacatcatccaccaggtacatggtacatctcttgcaactcggccaacattgtcgacctgatacgctgcaggaaaggatgtcccgaggcatggtacactggggagaccatgcagacgctacgacaacggatgaatgaacaccgctcaacaatcaccaggcaagagtgcatcccaggacactaaggggcaattttttagcatagccaatcaacctaacccgcacatctttggattgtgggaggaaaccggagctcccggaggaaacccatgcagacacgaggagaatgtgcaaactccacacagacagtgacccaagctgggaatcgaacccaggtccctggagctgtgaagcagcagtgctaaccactgtgctaccgtgccgcccttttgtgaccaaataaacctgttgtactttaacctggtgttgtgagacttcttactctggattgagcttcagacagatgaaaacttcctcctgtctccaacatctgtgagtaaaacactgtcttttctccccctttccatttcttttctcattctggggcaCATTtatgacttgcagcaactgaagggaaaggaagtgaatccagtctgtatattccacacatttttgtCCAGTCATATAGATATATATCTGTCTGGCTGCCtgcatggagatttacagctctatgtgtccaggacaggacgcaatgagcatggatctgtcaatcagcctgaatcagcaccttcagagaATTGGgaaggtgaatattagatacagcagagtgagaatggagggagagtgagtggatggagatttacagcttttggggaatgagagaggaaagaatatcCAAAGACACTAaaattatctgttctgaatttctatcctgtgctggctgtgatgacttttgtaaattccttttacaggatatcagacaGAAATATCAAACTAAAGGTCATATCAAGATTTCACAGGCAGTTCATCGGGACCTGAacatcattggcctttgaatctagaaggagaaatgttcatCTGCTCTGGCTGTTTCAGAAGGCTTTAAATGCCagcgtgactggaaaagcaccgagacgcaCACGCTGTCaactgagagtgttccagtgcactgagtgtggaaagagctttaaccagttacacaatgtgaaaaaaaatttgcaccattcacagcggggagagactgtacccatgttctgtgtgtggacgaggctttgtGTGGAGGAGATTCACAACACAACCACACCATGGAGGAagtgtggaaatgtgaggactttGGAAGGGATCTCAGCTGGAGACTCATCGATGCAGTCACACTGGGtcgaggccattcacctgctcggtgtgtgggaagattCATCTGTGTGTGATTCATTGAGGctacggagacaccagcgagctcacaccagggagaggccgttcacctgcactgagtgtgggaaagaaTTTACTTTGTTATCCAATCTGCagaaacaccaacgagttcacactggggagaggccattcacctgctctgtgtgggggaagagattcactcagtcaccccacCTGCTGCCATACCAGCAAGTTCActctgaggagaggccattcacctgcaccgtgtgtgtgggaagggattcaaacagGCATCCACCCTGAAggatcaccagcgagttcacatgggGGAGAAGCCGTTTACCCGCTCTGACTGtgaaaagggattcactcagttatccaatctgcagacacaccagcacattcacactgaagagaaacAATAcaactgctctcactgcacaaagagtttcagatggtcatccagcctgcagagacaccagcaaaatCACACTGAGTGTGACAAAGGATTCAGACATTCATCCAACCTAAAAAGACACCAGAGAGTCCaaaccggggagaggccattcacttgctctgtgtgagGGAAGGGACTCACTCAGTTATCCaaattgcagagacaccagcgagttcacaagtgatgacagagaTTAGATTTTGCAGTTATTGCTTTTgtaaatcacatccaggactgaaccatattcattctgacagttggtgaagtgggagggtcagagggtttcttgctGCTGgactggcagcatggtggcatagtggttagcactgtgcctcacagcgccagggagctgggttcgattccttgcttgggtcactgtctgtgtggaatctgcacgttctccccgtgcctgcgtggatttcctccgggtactccggttgcctcccagtctgaaagacctgctggttagatgcaatggccatgctaatggAGTACATGCCTGTACTCAgactggtgccggagtgtggcaactaggggattttcatggtaacttcattgcagtgttaatgtaagcctgattgtgacattaataaataaactttaaaactttaaactgtccagtctcacaactttgcttccagtgggctgatgctctttgagactgggagaacacatttccactgaaattatccacaaaagctgatgaaggacatttatttaatcctggatagtaaatagtgtttttcctaccactacagatAGATCTAAATTAattacatttgtctctgttctgTTGAGTCGACAGAAAGCATAGAGGatcggagcaggaggccattcagccgttcgagcctgctctgccattcatcacgatcatggctgatcgtccaactcaatagccgaatCCAGCTTTCTCCCCTTaacttgatcccattcaccccaagtgctacatccagccacctcttgaatgcattcaatgttttgcaatcaactgcttcctgtggtcatAAATTCCATAAGCTCACCATTCTTTAGGTGAATAAATctaatctccgtcctaaatggtctacaccAAATCCTTAGACTGTGAACCGCCCCCCcttggttctgaactccccccaccatcgggaacttcctccctgcatctaccctgtctagccctgttagaattttataagtctctatgagatcccacctcattcgtctgaactccaacgaaaacaatcctaacctggttgatctctcatacatcagtcccgccatccccggaatcagcctggtaaatcatccctggtgtacctcagggatctgttttggggccactgctgtttgtaatatttattaatgatctggatgagggtatagttgggtggattagcaaatttgctgatgacaccaaagtcggtggtgtggtagacagtgaggaagggtgtcgtagtttgcaggaagacttagacaggttgcaaagttgggccgagaggtggcggatggagtttaatgcggagaagtgtgaggtaattcactttggtaggaataacagatgtgttgagtatagggctaacgggaggactttgaatagtgtggaggagcagagggatctaggtgtatgtgtgcatagatccctgaaagttgggaatcaagtagataaggttgttaagaaggcatatggtgtcttggcgtttattggtagggggattgaatttaggagtcgtagcgttatgttgcaactgtacacaactctggtgcggccgcacttggagtactgtgtgcagttctggtccccacattacaggaaggatgtggaggctttggagagggtgcagaggaggtttaccaggatgttgcctggtatggaggggagatcctatgaggagaggctgagggatttgggattgttttcgctggaaaggcggcggctaagaggggaccttattgaaacatataagatgattagaggtttagatagggtggatagtgatagcctttttcctctgatggagaaatccagcacgagggggcatggctttaaattgagggggggtagttatagaaccgatgtcaggggtaggttctttacccagagggtggtgagggattggaatgccctgccaacatcagtagtaaatgcgcctagtttgggggcgtttaagagatccgtagataggttcatggacgaaaagaaattggtttaggttggagggtcacagtttttttttttaactggtcggtgcaacatcgtgggccgaagggcctgttctgcgctgtaatgttctatgttctatgttctataaccttcgctgcactccctcgagagcaagaacatccttccacagaaaaggagaccaaaactgcacacaatattctcggtgtgatctcaccaaggccctgtaattgcaacaacacatctctgctcctgtactcgaaacctctcgcaatgaaggccaacatgccatttgccttctttactgcctgctgcacttgcacacttacattcagcgactggtgcacaaaacacccaggtcccgctgcacactcccctctcccaatttacagccattcaggtagaaatctgccttcttgttttgctTCCGAAGcgaataacctcatatttatccaaatgatactgcatctgccattgatttgcccactcacccaacctgtccagatcattctgaacgat
Above is a genomic segment from Mustelus asterias chromosome 23, sMusAst1.hap1.1, whole genome shotgun sequence containing:
- the LOC144510516 gene encoding uncharacterized protein LOC144510516, with product MFCVWTRLCVEEIHNTTTPWRKCGNVRTLEGISAGDSSMQSHWVEAIHLLGVWEDSSVCDSLRLRRHQRAHTRERPFTCTECGKEFTLLSNLQKHQRVHTGERPFTCSVWGKRFTQSPHLLPYQQVHSEERPFTCTVCVGRDSNRHPP